From the Deltaproteobacteria bacterium genome, one window contains:
- a CDS encoding plasmid pRiA4b ORF-3 family protein: MKREIFTFKVALQDEKRIWRRIAVGSDQTLDHLHQAIFEAFDRFDPHLYSFYFPKPGAKGRARIRDASEYTSPDGPEELASWGGKPIKNAAKTRISSLDLKPGQTFHYLFDFGDSWWHEIKVEQTDETPEKSRRYPHMLEKRGDSPPQYVYPDDDYEDDYEDEDEE, from the coding sequence ATGAAGCGTGAGATTTTTACTTTTAAAGTGGCATTACAAGACGAGAAGAGAATCTGGCGAAGGATCGCCGTGGGCTCTGACCAAACACTAGACCATCTGCACCAGGCCATTTTCGAGGCCTTTGACCGATTCGATCCTCATCTCTATTCCTTTTACTTCCCCAAGCCTGGAGCCAAGGGGCGGGCGAGAATCCGCGATGCTTCCGAGTATACCTCTCCCGATGGCCCAGAAGAACTTGCCTCTTGGGGTGGTAAACCGATTAAGAACGCGGCCAAGACTCGGATCAGCAGTCTTGATTTGAAACCTGGTCAGACCTTTCATTATTTGTTCGATTTCGGGGACAGTTGGTGGCATGAAATCAAGGTTGAGCAGACCGACGAGACTCCGGAAAAAAGCCGCCGCTACCCCCATATGCTTGAAAAACGTGGCGATTCTCCGCCTCAGTATGTGTATCCAGATGACGACTATGAAGATGATTACGAAGACGAGGACGAAGAATAG